A genomic window from Cryobacterium sp. SO2 includes:
- the rmuC gene encoding DNA recombination protein RmuC: protein MDLLALLLGLILGVVLGALVTVVLLQRRQAGARTGDDPAVLEARHQVVLAETRSREAAVQSLLREELASMQATADGLRDQIADQKRQYREIVDRQRDDQAARTERDRQESQVLQALAPVKDSLVTMQQKVAELEQQRSLQHGELTEQLRSATESEERLRSTAESLASALRANNTRGVWGETQLRSVVEAAGLIERVDFDVQSSISSDAGAGRPDMVVHLPGGKNIAVDAKVPFTAFLEASQIPATATGADGAQRAVFMKAHVKAVRDHVTALGSKAYWQGLQASPELVIAFIPSESLVSSALEADPSLMEFAFSKRVALASPVTLWSVLKTVAFSWQQDVLTHDAQVLFDLSRELYSRLATTATHIEKLGRAIERTVKDYNGFVGSMERQVLPTARKLNALDESKVLAPLAGIEDTPRELVAYEFVAALETDALEAIPTRD, encoded by the coding sequence ATGGACCTCCTCGCGCTTCTTCTCGGCCTCATCCTCGGTGTGGTGCTCGGCGCTCTCGTGACCGTCGTGTTGCTGCAGCGCCGCCAGGCGGGCGCTCGCACGGGCGACGACCCCGCGGTGCTCGAGGCGCGGCACCAGGTCGTGCTCGCCGAAACCCGTTCCCGGGAGGCCGCAGTGCAGTCGCTGCTGCGGGAGGAGCTCGCGTCGATGCAGGCCACCGCTGACGGCCTGCGCGACCAGATCGCCGACCAGAAGCGGCAGTACCGCGAGATCGTCGACCGGCAGCGCGACGACCAGGCCGCCCGCACCGAACGTGACCGGCAGGAAAGCCAGGTGCTGCAAGCCCTGGCCCCGGTGAAAGACAGCCTGGTGACCATGCAGCAGAAGGTCGCCGAGCTCGAGCAGCAGCGCAGCCTGCAGCACGGGGAACTCACCGAACAGCTGCGCTCGGCCACCGAATCCGAGGAGCGGCTGCGCAGTACCGCCGAGTCCCTCGCCTCCGCCCTCCGCGCCAACAACACCCGCGGTGTCTGGGGCGAGACCCAGCTGCGCAGCGTGGTCGAGGCCGCCGGGCTCATCGAGCGGGTCGACTTCGACGTGCAGTCCAGCATCAGCTCGGATGCCGGCGCCGGCCGGCCCGACATGGTCGTGCACCTGCCCGGCGGCAAGAACATCGCCGTCGACGCCAAGGTGCCGTTCACGGCGTTCCTCGAGGCCAGCCAGATTCCAGCCACGGCCACGGGGGCGGATGGCGCCCAGCGCGCCGTGTTCATGAAGGCGCACGTCAAGGCCGTGCGCGACCACGTCACGGCTCTCGGCAGCAAGGCCTACTGGCAGGGCCTGCAGGCCTCCCCCGAACTCGTGATCGCGTTCATCCCGAGCGAGTCGCTGGTGTCGTCGGCGCTCGAAGCCGACCCGTCCCTGATGGAGTTCGCGTTCAGCAAGCGAGTGGCCCTGGCTTCCCCGGTCACCCTGTGGTCGGTGCTGAAGACCGTGGCGTTCAGCTGGCAGCAGGATGTACTCACACACGACGCACAGGTGCTCTTCGATCTCAGCCGCGAGCTCTACTCCCGACTGGCCACCACCGCCACCCACATTGAGAAGCTCGGCCGCGCGATCGAGCGCACCGTGAAGGACTACAACGGCTTCGTGGGCTCGATGGAGCGCCAGGTGCTGCCCACCGCCCGCAAGCTCAACGCCCTCGACGAGTCGAAGGTGCTGGCCCCGCTGGCGGGCATCGAGGACACCCCGCGCGAGCTGGTGGCGTACGAGTTCGTTGCGGCGCTGGAGACAGACGCGCTGGAAGCGATCCCCACCCGCGACTGA
- a CDS encoding exonuclease domain-containing protein produces MPVNFTAIDFETANSSAASACSVGLVKVRDGVVVDKIGWFIKPPLGHDAFQEWNIKIHGISPHHVVDALSWSQQLPNLVDFADGDVLVAHNAGFDLGVIKTASTITGMTVPDFRYVCSLQVARKTYHLDSYRLPVAAMAAGFEDFSHHNALADSEACAAIIIHAADRHGADTVEDLARICGVNVGVIGPVATREHRATHGPMALN; encoded by the coding sequence GTGCCCGTCAACTTCACCGCCATCGATTTCGAAACCGCCAACTCGTCGGCCGCCTCGGCCTGCTCCGTGGGGTTGGTGAAGGTGCGCGACGGCGTCGTCGTCGACAAGATCGGCTGGTTCATCAAGCCGCCGCTGGGCCATGACGCGTTCCAGGAGTGGAACATCAAGATCCACGGCATCTCCCCCCACCATGTCGTGGATGCGCTCAGCTGGTCGCAGCAGCTGCCCAACCTCGTCGACTTCGCCGACGGTGACGTGCTCGTGGCGCACAATGCGGGCTTCGACCTGGGCGTCATCAAGACGGCGTCCACCATCACGGGCATGACCGTGCCCGACTTCCGCTACGTCTGCAGCCTGCAGGTGGCCCGCAAGACCTACCACCTCGACTCCTACCGGCTGCCGGTGGCCGCGATGGCCGCCGGCTTCGAGGACTTCTCACACCACAATGCCCTCGCCGACTCCGAGGCCTGCGCCGCGATCATCATCCACGCCGCCGACCGGCACGGCGCCGATACCGTCGAAGACCTCGCCCGCATCTGCGGCGTCAACGTGGGCGTGATCGGCCCGGTCGCCACCCGCGAGCACCGGGCCACGCACGGCCCGATGGCGCTGAACTAG
- the ychF gene encoding redox-regulated ATPase YchF, whose product MALTIAIVGLPNVGKSTLFNALTKNNVLAANYPFATIEPNVGIVNLPDHRLAKLAEVFGSERLLPAPVSFVDIAGIVRGASEGEGLGNKFLANIREADAIAQVIRGFADPDVVHVDGAVDPASDMETINTELVLADLQTLEKAIVRYEKETKGRKLDPSVLKTALEAQTFLDTGKPLSASKIDVEPIRELGLLTTKPFIYVFNVDEAVLQDAEKLATLAALVAPAQAVFLDAKLESELAELDEEDAAEMLASTGQEESGLNQLARIGFDTLGLQTYLTAGPKETRAWTIHKGWTAPQAAGVIHTDFQKGFIKAEVFAFQDLIDAGSVVEARAKGKARIEGKEYIMQDGDVVEFRFNV is encoded by the coding sequence GTGGCTCTTACTATTGCAATCGTCGGACTGCCCAATGTTGGCAAGTCCACCCTCTTCAACGCGTTGACCAAGAACAACGTGCTCGCGGCGAACTACCCGTTCGCCACCATCGAGCCCAACGTTGGCATCGTCAACCTGCCCGACCACCGTCTGGCCAAGCTGGCCGAGGTGTTCGGCAGCGAGCGTCTGCTGCCGGCACCGGTGTCGTTCGTCGACATCGCCGGCATCGTGCGCGGCGCCAGCGAGGGCGAGGGCCTGGGCAACAAGTTCCTCGCCAACATCCGTGAGGCCGACGCCATCGCGCAGGTCATCCGCGGATTCGCGGACCCCGACGTGGTGCACGTTGACGGTGCCGTCGACCCGGCCAGCGACATGGAGACCATCAACACGGAGCTCGTGCTCGCCGACCTGCAGACCTTGGAAAAGGCGATCGTGCGTTACGAGAAGGAGACCAAGGGCCGCAAGCTCGACCCGAGCGTTCTCAAGACCGCGCTCGAGGCGCAGACCTTCCTCGACACCGGCAAGCCGCTGTCGGCGTCCAAGATCGACGTCGAGCCCATCCGCGAACTCGGCCTGCTCACCACCAAGCCCTTTATCTACGTCTTCAACGTTGACGAGGCCGTGCTGCAGGATGCCGAGAAGCTCGCCACGCTTGCCGCCCTCGTCGCCCCCGCCCAGGCCGTGTTCCTCGACGCCAAGCTCGAATCCGAACTCGCCGAGCTCGACGAAGAAGACGCCGCCGAGATGTTGGCCTCCACCGGCCAGGAGGAGAGCGGGCTCAACCAGCTCGCCCGCATCGGCTTCGACACCCTTGGCCTGCAGACTTACCTCACCGCCGGCCCCAAGGAAACGCGCGCCTGGACCATCCACAAGGGCTGGACCGCCCCGCAGGCCGCCGGAGTCATCCACACCGACTTCCAGAAGGGCTTCATCAAGGCCGAGGTCTTCGCGTTCCAGGACCTGATCGACGCCGGCTCCGTGGTGGAAGCTCGCGCCAAGGGCAAGGCCCGCATCGAGGGCAAGGAATACATCATGCAGGACGGCGACGTGGTGGAGTTCCGCTTCAACGTGTAG
- a CDS encoding ImmA/IrrE family metallo-endopeptidase produces MDIIESSNNHMLTAVIHVSGALDPVWGDAADRHDHRITYVDYAARQQRAEQLVQEIGLPRPLNSELLHRHMEQLRKKKILVLQAPQGLVDRGICALWLEVSGEEFERIYYAPTDSAVHRQQFVNHEFGHMILNHKKMIMPADRVALLAPLVPMNAIVSALSRSSFTDEEEAMAEVIGDELAMILRKDAALSRRPAETGFGQIL; encoded by the coding sequence GTGGATATCATTGAGAGCTCGAACAATCACATGCTGACGGCAGTCATACATGTCTCAGGTGCGCTGGATCCGGTTTGGGGGGACGCAGCGGATCGACACGACCATCGGATCACCTACGTGGACTATGCAGCACGACAACAACGCGCTGAACAACTGGTGCAGGAGATAGGCCTTCCCCGCCCCCTGAACTCGGAACTCCTCCACCGCCACATGGAGCAGCTCCGGAAGAAGAAGATCCTCGTCCTGCAGGCGCCTCAGGGATTGGTGGACAGAGGAATCTGCGCGCTCTGGCTCGAGGTTTCGGGTGAAGAATTTGAGCGGATCTACTACGCGCCGACAGACTCGGCCGTGCACCGGCAGCAGTTCGTGAATCATGAATTCGGACACATGATCCTCAACCATAAGAAGATGATCATGCCGGCCGACAGAGTTGCACTTCTCGCACCCCTCGTCCCGATGAACGCCATCGTCTCGGCGCTCTCCAGAAGCAGCTTCACTGACGAGGAAGAAGCAATGGCGGAAGTCATTGGGGACGAGCTTGCGATGATCCTTCGGAAGGACGCGGCACTGAGCAGGCGCCCGGCCGAGACCGGATTCGGGCAGATTCTCTGA
- a CDS encoding DUF6545 domain-containing protein: MFALIEYAVLAALWGTTLLLVPSALRGKRRLLFWFMLAFAVTMSLISDGPYAVTDGLLGGVDITYFIFHATAILCVALFDSLIQTAVSKAGLTSIRKRFAFWGATGLILLQAGLFFTNDWNIDNLQFIGPGDWSQLVYSFTTWIALIVLAISTIVACSTDFTRQSDTSLKIALVMISAGCAFVSLYVVIQMGVAINRAAGGTTVNATVDFLSVACPLLAPVLLSLGLGLRLLIGASRNLSEAGRSRRLLWKVTPLWERLLADRPELSIEAPMSRLTVCFRGKHAAHLHRRYVEVRDSLLLHPNQPLSAREATLIQRIEEHIRQASDASRATTNDSRTDEYQNAQ; this comes from the coding sequence ATGTTCGCACTGATCGAATACGCGGTGCTCGCGGCCCTCTGGGGCACGACCCTTCTCCTTGTCCCCAGCGCGCTCCGCGGAAAACGACGTCTGCTGTTCTGGTTCATGCTGGCCTTCGCCGTCACCATGTCGTTGATTTCCGACGGCCCGTATGCGGTCACTGACGGACTCCTAGGCGGAGTCGACATCACCTATTTCATCTTCCACGCGACAGCGATCCTTTGTGTGGCCTTGTTCGACTCCCTCATCCAGACGGCCGTCTCGAAGGCCGGGCTAACCTCCATTCGAAAGCGATTCGCCTTCTGGGGAGCGACCGGGCTGATCCTCCTCCAAGCTGGCCTCTTCTTCACTAACGACTGGAACATTGACAACCTCCAGTTCATCGGCCCTGGTGACTGGAGTCAGCTCGTCTACAGCTTCACGACCTGGATTGCTCTGATCGTTCTTGCGATCTCGACGATCGTCGCGTGCTCGACGGACTTCACGCGTCAGTCGGACACCTCGCTCAAGATTGCACTCGTGATGATCTCTGCCGGGTGCGCATTCGTGTCGCTCTACGTCGTTATTCAGATGGGTGTGGCGATCAACAGGGCAGCGGGTGGCACCACCGTCAACGCGACAGTTGATTTCTTGTCGGTGGCTTGCCCGCTCCTTGCCCCCGTTCTCCTGTCGCTTGGTCTCGGTCTCCGCCTGCTGATCGGAGCGTCCAGGAACCTGAGTGAGGCAGGCAGAAGCCGGCGGCTGCTGTGGAAGGTCACCCCACTTTGGGAGCGGCTGCTCGCCGACCGACCTGAGCTCAGTATTGAAGCGCCAATGTCACGGCTAACGGTGTGCTTTCGGGGGAAGCACGCGGCACACCTCCACCGCCGCTACGTCGAGGTTCGTGACAGTCTGCTTCTCCACCCCAACCAACCACTCTCAGCTCGCGAAGCCACGCTCATCCAGAGGATCGAAGAGCATATTCGCCAGGCCTCCGATGCATCTCGCGCAACCACAAACGACTCGAGGACCGATGAGTATCAAAACGCCCAGTGA
- a CDS encoding SDR family NAD(P)-dependent oxidoreductase, producing the protein MDLELVGKTAVVTGASKGIGLAVTTALVAEGVRVIAGSRSSSAELDALGDAVRFVPVDLSTAAGPAALVAEAADGLDILVNNVGALTPRTTGFLDISDEDWLATLNLDLMAVVRTTRAAIPLLIERGGGTVVTVGSVNAFLPDPGVIDYSAAKAGVWNLSKALSKEFGDRGLRFNTISPGPVSTSLWLGETGVAATVAAAMGISPDEARRRVIDAGGGFSTGRFTEPKEVADLVLVLASNRAGNVTGADFRIDGGLTKEL; encoded by the coding sequence ATGGATCTTGAGCTTGTCGGGAAGACCGCCGTCGTGACCGGCGCCAGCAAGGGAATCGGACTCGCCGTGACCACGGCGCTCGTCGCAGAGGGGGTGCGGGTGATCGCCGGGTCCCGCTCATCGTCGGCCGAGCTCGATGCCCTCGGCGACGCCGTCCGCTTTGTTCCCGTTGATCTGTCGACCGCCGCCGGCCCGGCAGCGCTGGTCGCCGAGGCCGCAGACGGTCTGGACATCCTCGTCAACAACGTCGGTGCGCTCACACCCCGCACGACGGGGTTTCTCGACATCTCCGATGAGGATTGGCTGGCCACGCTCAACCTCGACCTGATGGCGGTGGTGCGCACCACCCGCGCAGCAATCCCCCTGCTCATCGAGCGCGGCGGCGGAACCGTCGTGACCGTCGGGTCGGTGAACGCCTTCCTTCCCGACCCGGGAGTGATCGACTACTCGGCCGCGAAGGCGGGCGTGTGGAACCTGTCTAAGGCGCTCTCCAAGGAGTTCGGCGACCGGGGCCTGCGCTTCAACACCATCAGTCCCGGACCGGTGTCAACGTCGCTCTGGCTGGGCGAGACCGGGGTCGCGGCGACGGTGGCCGCAGCCATGGGCATCTCCCCCGATGAGGCGCGCCGGCGGGTGATCGACGCCGGCGGCGGGTTCTCCACCGGCAGGTTCACCGAACCGAAGGAGGTCGCCGACCTCGTGCTCGTGCTGGCCAGCAATCGGGCGGGCAATGTCACCGGCGCTGATTTCCGCATCGATGGCGGGCTGACGAAGGAGTTGTAG
- a CDS encoding cryptochrome/photolyase family protein — translation MHPGQNVRLVLPHQLFEQHLDAAGDTVFVLIEHDLLFRQYRFHSHKLVLHRASMARFAGRLRERGYEVVELQTDASRSSHDQLAECVRTRGPARVTWFDVVDDWLEQDLFAGLADGGYRMRPDDVLETPNFLTDRAEIDDWFSHNGSRMQEFYVWQRRRLGILLDDGKPVGGKWSFDADNRKKLPRGYAPPVVGRFAGNSALHSEGTFDFDALMTDIDPAQVPPEVDLAIAWVSAEFPDAPGDPQLFAWPTSGDEARAHLQEFVRERLHDFGPYEDAISTVHPFINHGLLTAALNVGLLDPREVVQAVLDGADQDTPLASVEGFVRQVVGWREYMRATYRTSGRGMRTSNRLDHQRALGEGWWDATTGLAPVDLVISRVLDTGYAHHIERLMVLGNAMALLRIHPDAVYEWFMEMFIDAYDWVMVPNVYAMSQFAAGDDITTKPYVSGSNYLRKMSDLPAGEWMADWDGLYWTFIDDHRAVFAANPRTRMVVSLLGNMDPGTWDAHRRRADALLGVAQSTPLLGARRREGR, via the coding sequence ATGCATCCGGGTCAGAATGTGCGTCTTGTCCTGCCGCACCAGCTCTTCGAGCAGCACCTCGACGCGGCGGGCGACACTGTGTTCGTGCTCATCGAGCATGACCTGCTCTTTCGCCAGTACCGGTTCCATTCCCACAAGCTGGTGCTGCATCGCGCGTCGATGGCGCGCTTCGCCGGCCGGTTGCGCGAGCGCGGCTACGAGGTCGTCGAGCTGCAGACTGATGCCTCCCGGAGCTCCCATGACCAGCTCGCCGAGTGTGTGCGCACGCGCGGGCCGGCGCGGGTGACCTGGTTCGACGTGGTCGATGACTGGCTCGAGCAGGATCTGTTCGCCGGGCTTGCCGACGGCGGGTATCGGATGCGCCCCGACGACGTGCTGGAGACCCCGAACTTCCTCACCGACCGGGCGGAGATCGACGACTGGTTCTCCCACAATGGCTCCCGCATGCAGGAGTTCTACGTGTGGCAACGCCGCCGCCTGGGCATCCTGCTCGACGACGGCAAACCTGTCGGCGGCAAGTGGTCGTTCGACGCCGACAACCGCAAGAAACTGCCGCGCGGCTATGCGCCCCCTGTCGTCGGTCGGTTCGCGGGCAACTCCGCGCTGCACAGCGAGGGGACCTTCGATTTCGACGCGCTGATGACCGACATCGACCCCGCCCAGGTGCCGCCCGAGGTCGACCTCGCCATCGCCTGGGTCAGCGCCGAGTTCCCGGATGCTCCGGGCGACCCGCAGCTGTTCGCCTGGCCGACGAGCGGCGATGAAGCGCGGGCGCATCTGCAGGAGTTCGTGCGCGAACGGCTGCACGACTTCGGGCCGTATGAGGACGCGATCTCCACGGTGCATCCGTTCATCAATCACGGCCTGCTCACCGCCGCGTTGAACGTCGGGCTGCTGGACCCGCGCGAGGTCGTGCAGGCCGTGCTCGACGGCGCCGATCAGGACACCCCGCTGGCCTCGGTGGAGGGGTTCGTGCGGCAGGTGGTCGGCTGGCGGGAGTACATGCGCGCCACTTATCGAACCAGCGGGCGCGGGATGCGCACTTCGAACCGGCTCGACCACCAGCGCGCGCTGGGGGAGGGTTGGTGGGACGCGACCACCGGACTGGCGCCGGTGGACCTGGTGATCTCCCGCGTGCTCGACACCGGGTACGCCCACCACATCGAGCGGCTGATGGTGCTCGGCAACGCGATGGCGCTGCTGCGCATCCACCCCGACGCGGTCTACGAGTGGTTCATGGAGATGTTCATCGACGCCTACGACTGGGTGATGGTGCCCAACGTTTACGCGATGAGCCAGTTCGCCGCGGGGGACGACATCACCACCAAGCCCTACGTGTCCGGCAGCAACTACCTGCGCAAGATGTCGGATCTGCCGGCGGGCGAGTGGATGGCCGATTGGGACGGCCTGTACTGGACGTTCATCGACGACCACCGCGCGGTGTTCGCGGCCAACCCCCGCACCCGCATGGTGGTCTCGCTGCTCGGCAACATGGACCCGGGCACCTGGGATGCCCATCGGCGCCGCGCCGACGCGCTCCTGGGCGTCGCGCAGAGCACGCCCCTGCTTGGGGCGCGCAGGCGCGAAGGACGCTGA
- a CDS encoding VOC family protein, protein MTIQTTTHLNFRGDARAALEFYQGVFGGQLVAVSYADAHRVTEPAEADQILFGSVTADDGFRIMAFDVPPAMPYEPGTIPVYVSVRGTDAAEITGYWDKLAEGATIVEPLAASQWSPLYGMLTDPFGVTWVFDVEVAWSAA, encoded by the coding sequence ATGACCATCCAGACCACCACCCACCTCAACTTCCGCGGCGACGCCCGCGCCGCACTCGAGTTCTACCAGGGCGTCTTCGGCGGCCAGCTGGTCGCGGTCAGCTACGCGGATGCCCACCGGGTGACCGAGCCGGCCGAGGCCGACCAGATCCTCTTCGGCTCGGTCACCGCCGACGACGGGTTCCGCATCATGGCCTTCGATGTGCCGCCGGCGATGCCCTACGAACCGGGCACGATCCCGGTGTACGTCTCCGTCCGTGGCACGGACGCGGCGGAGATCACCGGCTACTGGGACAAGCTCGCCGAGGGCGCTACCATCGTCGAACCCCTGGCAGCATCGCAGTGGTCGCCGCTGTACGGGATGCTCACCGACCCCTTCGGGGTCACCTGGGTGTTCGACGTGGAGGTGGCGTGGAGCGCGGCCTGA
- a CDS encoding WYL domain-containing protein, with amino-acid sequence MTSTTSRLLLLLSLLQTRRDWPGVLLADRLEISHRTVRRDVERLREMGYSIQAMKGPDGGYRLDAGSELPPLLFDDDQVIALTVALQAAAVTGAGIDEAAVRALTTMRQVMPARLRHRLDALQFTAIPARPGVAGADPVSPDVLVALSTAIRAREVLRFDYPSRQPGDAGTPPPPRRVEPHHLVTSGGRWYLVGWDLELADWRIFRVDRVTPRIPTGPRFTPREVPGGNVRDYVSARFKGSPRENDWPCRGTVILGLPASAVLPFAGDGSVEDLGPDRCRYEVGSWSWVALAAALGRFDTTVEVVGPPELAAAFGDLAVRYAATASTD; translated from the coding sequence ATGACGTCCACCACATCAAGGCTGCTGCTGTTGCTCTCGTTGCTGCAGACCAGGCGGGACTGGCCAGGGGTGCTGCTGGCCGATCGGCTGGAAATCAGCCACCGCACCGTGCGCCGGGACGTCGAGCGCCTCCGCGAGATGGGGTACAGCATCCAGGCTATGAAGGGGCCGGATGGCGGCTACCGGCTGGATGCGGGCAGCGAACTGCCGCCGCTGCTGTTCGACGATGATCAGGTCATCGCACTCACCGTGGCGCTGCAGGCCGCCGCCGTGACCGGGGCCGGCATCGACGAGGCCGCCGTGCGGGCGCTGACCACGATGCGCCAGGTGATGCCCGCGCGCCTGCGCCACCGCCTGGACGCCCTCCAGTTCACGGCCATCCCCGCCCGCCCGGGAGTCGCCGGCGCCGACCCGGTGTCACCGGATGTGCTCGTCGCGCTGTCCACCGCCATCCGCGCCCGCGAGGTGCTGCGGTTCGACTACCCGAGCCGGCAGCCCGGCGATGCGGGCACCCCACCGCCGCCGCGCCGGGTCGAACCGCACCACCTGGTCACCTCGGGCGGGCGCTGGTACCTGGTCGGCTGGGACCTCGAGCTGGCCGACTGGAGGATCTTCCGCGTCGACCGGGTCACTCCGCGCATCCCCACCGGCCCCCGGTTCACTCCCCGCGAGGTGCCCGGCGGCAACGTGCGCGACTACGTGTCCGCCCGGTTCAAGGGCTCGCCGCGGGAGAACGACTGGCCGTGCCGGGGCACGGTCATCCTGGGCCTGCCGGCCAGCGCGGTGCTGCCGTTCGCCGGCGACGGCTCCGTGGAAGACCTCGGGCCCGACCGCTGCCGGTACGAGGTCGGCTCCTGGTCGTGGGTGGCGCTGGCCGCGGCGCTCGGCCGGTTCGACACCACCGTCGAGGTGGTCGGCCCGCCCGAGCTGGCTGCCGCCTTCGGGGACCTGGCTGTTCGGTATGCGGCCACCGCGTCTACGGACTAG
- a CDS encoding UBP-type zinc finger domain-containing protein, producing MASIEHGIDPGATPSGAGCVECDATGSWWLHLRRCAACGHIGCCNDSLNRHAAAHAVLANHPIIQSFEPGEDWFWSYDLNAFAHGPRLADPQHHPASQPVPGPAGRVPADWRDQLGG from the coding sequence ATGGCATCGATCGAGCACGGTATCGACCCCGGGGCCACACCGAGCGGCGCCGGATGCGTCGAGTGCGACGCGACCGGTTCTTGGTGGTTGCATCTGCGGCGGTGCGCCGCCTGCGGTCACATCGGCTGTTGCAACGATTCGCTGAACCGCCACGCCGCCGCGCACGCCGTGCTCGCGAATCACCCGATCATCCAAAGTTTCGAGCCTGGGGAGGACTGGTTTTGGAGCTATGACCTGAATGCCTTCGCACACGGACCACGGCTGGCCGATCCGCAGCATCATCCCGCGAGCCAGCCCGTTCCCGGCCCGGCCGGACGTGTTCCTGCGGACTGGCGGGATCAGCTCGGTGGCTAG
- a CDS encoding LysR family transcriptional regulator, translating into MDLRQLEFFSAVAGELNFTRAAERLTIAQSAVSAGVRALESELGVELFDRSRRQIRLTSTGELLLPKVREALDAVNEVRDVAQQSTHAITGSIVIGLMTSVTLVNVPRLLGLYRSGHPGVGVRLRAARRGSADLVEELASGELDLAFLALSGAVPATLSAVPIASSPMVLVVPSAHPLAASAGVDLADLAAEEFIDLPPGYASRQIVDDAFAAAGVERRVMIEVSDIGTAAEYVTNGLGVALLPEFAAHDALNVRRIPVADVPDFTVYLAASRKRRASAAVRAFVHLALSGE; encoded by the coding sequence ATGGACCTCAGACAGCTCGAATTCTTCAGTGCCGTGGCAGGGGAGCTCAATTTCACCCGGGCGGCCGAACGGCTCACCATCGCGCAGTCCGCCGTGTCCGCCGGGGTGCGCGCGCTCGAGAGCGAACTCGGCGTGGAGCTGTTCGACCGCAGCCGACGGCAGATCCGGCTCACCTCCACCGGGGAGCTGCTGCTGCCCAAGGTGCGGGAGGCCCTCGACGCAGTGAACGAGGTGCGGGACGTGGCGCAGCAGTCCACCCACGCCATCACGGGCTCCATCGTGATCGGGCTGATGACCTCGGTCACGCTCGTGAACGTGCCGCGCCTGCTCGGCCTCTACCGCAGCGGCCACCCCGGCGTCGGCGTGCGGCTCCGCGCCGCGCGGCGCGGGTCGGCCGACCTGGTGGAAGAGCTGGCCAGCGGTGAACTCGACCTGGCCTTCCTGGCGCTCAGCGGAGCGGTGCCCGCGACGCTGTCTGCGGTTCCGATAGCGTCCTCCCCGATGGTGCTCGTGGTGCCGTCCGCGCATCCGCTCGCCGCGTCCGCCGGCGTGGACCTGGCCGACCTCGCCGCCGAGGAGTTCATCGACCTGCCGCCGGGCTACGCCAGCCGGCAGATCGTGGACGACGCCTTCGCGGCCGCCGGTGTGGAACGCCGGGTGATGATCGAGGTCTCCGACATCGGCACGGCCGCCGAGTACGTGACCAACGGCCTGGGCGTGGCCCTGCTGCCCGAGTTCGCCGCGCACGACGCCCTCAACGTGCGCCGTATCCCCGTGGCCGATGTGCCCGACTTCACCGTGTACCTGGCCGCCTCGCGCAAGCGCCGCGCCTCCGCGGCCGTGCGCGCCTTCGTGCACCTGGCCCTCTCCGGCGAGTAG